TCAAAATTTCAGAATCTAACAGAAGTATTCCATAATGGGAAACTTGTTTTAAAAGACAATGTATTATTACAGCCTCTTTTAGCAGACATTCAAACCATAGGACAAATGGAAGGTTACACGCATCAGGGGACATTAATTTATATTAACACTGGTGCACAGAACTTAGAAGCGATTTTTGAAGATACTTTTAGTTATTTGGAATCACAAGAAGAAATAGCATTTGGACTTTCACAGCCATTTGATAACGCTATAATTGTACGTGTTTTGGGCAATGGCGGAGAACAATTGTATAATGTATTTCGCGATATACAACAAAAACTTTGGAAGAGCGAAGAACAAACAAATGTAACCAGTCAGGTAATCGAGCCTGCCGTATATAGTGAATAATGGATACAACATTAACAACACTTGTATTATCAGCTATAACTATTAGCTGTTTGCATACTGCTTCAGGACCAGATCATTACTTGCCTTTTATTGTTTTGTCACGATCCAGAAAGTGGTCTCTCGCCAAAACAATTTGGTGGACAACAATTTGTGGGCTCGGTCATATTTTAAGTTCGGTATTACTAGGATTGATAGGAGTTTTGGTAGGATGGCAATTGTCAAAACTATCTATGTTTCAGGATATCAGAGGGAATGTTTCGGGTTGGTGCCTGCTTTTGTTTGGAGCCGTATATCTTGTTTGGGGATTGCGCAGTGCTTACTTAAACAAACCACATAAGCATTTCGAAGTATATAATGACGAAGATATTTATGTCTACGAACATAAACACGGAGAAGTTGTGGCACCTCAAAGCCGTGTCAAAATTACGCCTTGGATCTTGTTTGTCATTTTTGTAATGGGTCCGAGTGAACCTCTTGTGCCATTATTATTTTATTCAGGAGTACGAAGATCTCCATTAGAAATCATTGTGCTAATTGCCGTTTTTGCCATTTTCACAGTTCTTACCATGCTTGTTATGGTATTGCTGGGGCGTTATGGTTATTCATTTTTCAAAACAGACAAACTAGAACGTTATGTCCATGCCATTGGCGGTGCAGTTGTCACCATATGTGGTATTGGAATGGTGTTTTTAGGTTGGTAAAACTTTAAAATTTATGGAAAAAATTAATCTTTATATAAAAACGGTTTTGACCAGTATTGGTCAAATCATGCTTCAGGAAAATCCTTGGACAGGGCTGTTGTTTCTTATCGGAATATTTTATGGTTCACCTGTAATGGGTATTGCAGCTATTTTATCAGCTTCAGTTGGGTTGATTACGGCTCAATTATTAAAATATGACAAAACAGAAATAGAACATGGACTTTATGGATTTAGCGCAACACTTGTTGGAGTAGCATTAACTTTCTTTTTTAAACGAGAACTAATTATTTGGATAACCATTATTCTAGGATCTGCGTTGGCTGCAATAGTCCAAAATGTTTTTATTCGACGCAAAATACCCGCATTTACACTTCCGTTTATTCTTATTACCTGGGTTTGTCTTTATGTTTTTCATAATCTGGATATTATTGGAGCTCCAGTAATGCCTGCTGAGTCTCTTGTAGACGAAAATGGATTGGCGACAGTTGCACGTGGTTTTGGAGAAGTGATTTTTCAGGGAAGTATGATAGCCGGAATTTTATTTATTCTTGCAGTGTTTATTAATAGTCCAATTGCTGCTTTGTATGCAATTGCCGCAGGACTTATTAGCGCATATCTATCTTATCAGTTTGCTGAGCCTAATGCGGATATTCATATGGGTTTATTTAGTTTTAACGCCGTACTTTGCGCCATTACTTTCTCTGGTATTCGCGTAAGAGACGGAATCTATGTCCTTTTTTCAATCATTCTATCGACCTTGATAGATGTATATATGCTAAAAATGGGTTGCAGTGTACTTACTTTCCCATTTGTTGCAGCGAGCTGGATTACACTTCTTGTTAAAAAGTTTTTACCGGCTGAATATAGATAAACAGCAATTCCTTCTAATCATAAAAAATTAAAATTGTAATGAAAACAAAATCATTATTAGGCTTGCTATTGCTTATTGCGAGCTACACATCACAGGCACAAATCTCTTTTGATTCAAAATCGCAAACTTCAGACGGCAAACCAATGTACGAAATGGAGTTTTCGCCACGTCTGAAATTGAATGGCTATATAAATTTGGGTGGAAATGATATTAATACCTCGCAATCACTCAACTTAAATTCAGCAGATCCTTATAATCGGTTGAAAGATAAAAATGCAGATGCAAATATGTATCAAACTCAAATGGCTTGGAAAACTACTTATAATGGGTTTGAAAAAGGACCATTAACTACTTATATAGAAGCACAATGGTGGGGAGGACCTGGCGCAGGAGGAAATCTTCAGCTAAGAGTTGCTTATGTCGATTATAACCACTGGCATGTGGGACAAGACTGGAGTTTTTTTGGGGGCGGTACTTCTACGTGGTATAATACATTAGAATGGGAAGGTCCAAATTCAGGAACTTGGGCAAGACATTTACAAGTAAAGTATTACGACAACTTTGGGAAAGATAAATTATGGAAGTTTGAAGTAGGTGCAGAAACTAGTGCACAATACCTTAAGATAGCCGGAGGAAGTACACCGGGGCAATTTTCTGTAGATCCAATAGCGGCATTTACAAAATATTCGCAAGACGGAAGTTTTGTTCGTTTAGCCTTTCTGGGGCGAAGCATTCGTTACACAAAAGAAGATGCTTCTAATGCTCTTGAAATGGGCTGGGGAATTAATGCAAACTTCAAAAGCAAACTAAATGAAAAAAGCTATTTTATGGCGCAAGGACTTGTAGGATCTGGTATTGCGGGTTCTTATACATTGTCAGGCGCTTTGTTTGGTAATGGAGGAGCCACTAATATGTATGATGGAATTTATGATCAAAATGGTAATTTCAAAACCGTTCCTGTTTATGGAGGTTCGGCTGGAATTGAGTATTTCTTTGGATCAAAAAAGAATTTACACTCCAACCTTGTGTTAGGATATACAAATATGGCCTATCATGCAGCACCTTTTTCATTAGTAGAAAGCAAAGTAATTAATGATAATGCCTCAGGTGATTTTGTAACTAATAATGATGATAAAACTACTCATGTAGCCTTGACTTTTGCTACTGTAAATATGTTGTATGATATCACTAAAAATTTTACAATGGGCATTGAATATAGTGGAGGTTCAAAACAAATTATTAATTCAACAACCCAAAATTCTGCAGTAAACAGAGTAGCTTTTGGGGTAACAGTAGGATTCTAATAAAAATTAAAATTTATGAAAATTACCTAACCCAGTAATTAAAAAAGAGGTTAGGTTTTTTTATAAATCTAAAAAAAAAAATACAATCAATTATTTATTTACTTCCAAACGAAATGCAGAAGGTGATTGATGCGTTACCTTTTTAAAAACTCTGGAAAAATGAGAAAGAGATTGAAAATTTAGCTCATAAGCTACATCAGCAATTTCGCGTCCTAAATCACGAAGCAATATTTGACTGTGTTGTACACAAATTTCATTAATCCATTGTTTGGGCGGTTTTCCGGTTGCTTTCTTTATGCATTTATTCAGATATGTTTCAGAAATATTTAATTCCTGTGCATAAAAGCAAACATTTTTATGCTCAACATGTTCTTGCTGAAGTTTTTCCCTGAATTTATAAGTAATGTCAAGTTCCCGAGCCATTCCCAATGGTTTAGAAATCGCATGTTTAATGATTTTTAGCATAATAGCGCGAAAAAAAGTAATGCAGATATCTTGATGTATACATTCTGATTGCAGTTCTTTTTCTAGTAATTCTAGTGCTGTAGCCATGAATTCATAAGCATTTTCATGAATTTTTATGACAGGATCCGAAGTAAGAAATATAGTGTCTTGTCTGCTTAAAGCGATAGAAGTTATAATGTCATTTTCATACATTACATAAAATCCTTTGACATTTTCAGATAATTCAATTGTTCTGGTAATACTTCCCTGTTTAATGTTTAATATTTGTCCAGGACCTATTAGATAGTTTTCTGTTTCTATCTGCTGACTCATAAAACCTTCTGTTACAAACAAAAGAAAATTAAAAGTTGTTCTGTATGGAGGTACCGGTATTACTATTTCTTTTAAATAATTTTCTATTCGATATATTTGAAGCAGTGATTGGTCAAATAATACATGGGGATTTACTTTTGGCAAAAACTGAAGTTTGTACTCATAAGTGTTAAGAATTCGAATAGATTCTTTCATTTATTTTTTATTTTTTTTGATATTCAATAATTTGAATGATAGTGCTCATGAGAATCTATCGCTTTGCATAAAGCTAAAACTTAGATAGTTCACTATATATTGTTACTCTCCAGTTTTTTCAATTCAGGACTTATAATGATTTTGGAAATATTAAATGAAGTGTTTCAATTTTAAGTATGCATGTAGCTTAATTTTTGAAGAGATAATTATCAATTAGCGATTAAAAGAAACAATCCTAAAAGCTGAGAAAATTCAAAATCTGACGGATTAATTTACAATGTAAAAATCATAAAAGATGCGCTGGATTTGGTTGCTCACAGGTCTTTTTAATATTAAATTAGGACAATTGTAGATTTAAGAAATGATGTATCGTAGGTTTGATATATCTTAATTTTTCGGATCCGGAAAAACCTGTGGAGAAACATAAAATGTTTTGTATTGACTAATTATTTTAACCGCAAAGGGCGCAAAGGTTTTTTATTCGTAAGGTTTTATATAAACGCAAAGTTCGCAAAGCTTTATCAATATAGCTTTGCGAACTTTGCGTTTAATGAGCGTAATCTATAACAAAAAAACTTTGCGAATTTTGCGGTTAAATTCATCCCTAATTTTTATAGCTCCACAAGTTTTTGCATTGATCCGAAAACAAATATCTAATCCAAGAGAAAATGTTATAAAAACAAAAAAGCTCCAGATTTCTCTGAAGCTTTGTAGTAAGTAGCCCGTAGCGGAATCGAACCGCTCTTACATGGATGAAAACCATGCGTCCTAACCGATAGACGAACGGGCCTGCTTTTGTATTGCGGGTGCAAAATTATAACTAATTTCAAGATACACAAAAAAAACTTTGAAAAATTTCGCCTAAATTATTCTGAAAATATCACATTTAGAAATAATCAATCGCAAGGGAATTTGGTTAATGAAGATGTATTTGTTTGATTAATAAATGGTTGTTTTTACGTTAATAAATGGATAAAGATGATTTTTCTCTTCTTTTGTAAAAATGATAATTTTGAATAAAAATTGAAAATAATTTATTTTGAAAGAATATTCTTTATATTTTTGAAAGGTATTTTGAGAGCTTTTCGAACTATTCTCATGAAAAGTTGCATAAATGTCTCTGAATTGGGGCATTTTTTTCGGCTAGTTCTTAGTATTCTAATTGATTTTTTTATTTCCGAAGAAAGGATTTCAGAAATTTAGTTTTAAGATCATCGACTTTATGAAGTTTCCGTTTTTCAATTATATTTGTCTAAATTGGGTGCAAAGTAAGAGATATTTGCCAGCGTTACCGAGGAACATTTTACGGAACGAGGTTTAATAAATAAGCAAGAGATGAAACAAAATATTTACGACGATATAGATTTTTTTGAAAACTACGGTAAAATGCCACGTTCTGTAGACGGATTAAATTCAGCAGGAGAATGGCATGTTTTGAAAAATATGTTGCCAGATTTTCAAGATAAAAATGTTCTTGATCTTGGTTGCGGTTATGGCTGGCATTGTATTTATGCCAAAGAACAAGGTGCAAAAAATGTGATTGGAGTTGACTTGTCAAAGAAAATGATTGATAAAGCAAAGGAAAATTCAAAAGAACTATCAATAGAATATTATCAAATGCCTGTTGAAGATATTGAATTTGAAAATGAGCAGTTTGATATTATTTTTAGTTCGCTTACTTTTCATTACATCCAAAATTTGGACGTTGTTTTTCGTAAAATTAATAAGTTCCTGAAAAAAGGAGGAAGCTTTGTTTTCTCTATGGAACATCCTGTTTTTACTTCAAAACCAGAACAAGATTGGTTTAAGGACGAAAAAGGAAATTTGTTACATTGGCCAGTAGACAATTATCAAGACGAAGGAGTAAGACAAACGAATTTTTTAGGTCACAAAGTAATTAAATACCATCGAACTGTGGCAAGTATTCTAAATACTGTAATTGAGTCAGGTTTTGCTGTTAAACAAATATCGGAACCTAAACCATCAGAAGAAATTATTGAAAAATATTCGGCGATGAAAGACGAATTAAGAAGACCGATTTTTATTATGGTTTCTGCTGGAAAATTATAAGCAAATTAATTTTAGAATGAAAAATATAAAAGTAAGTTAGCTTTCGAATATGTTTAAAATTTATTTATTGATCTAAAATTACTAAAGATTATTAACCGAGAATAAGTATCAAATGACTATAAGATTTATTTTATTTTTTGTTTTATTGTTGCCAAGTTGTTATGCGCAGAATATTACTGATCCGTTGCCAACACTTGAAAAAGAAGTTAATCAATGTATTAAAGAAAATAGTGCGGAAGAATTGAATTGTAGAAAAGAATACTATCATGAACTTCAATTCTGGGAAACAGAGGTTTTTAATACTGTTTTGGAAATTGCG
This genomic window from Flavobacterium sp. 9 contains:
- a CDS encoding sulfite exporter TauE/SafE family protein; the encoded protein is MDTTLTTLVLSAITISCLHTASGPDHYLPFIVLSRSRKWSLAKTIWWTTICGLGHILSSVLLGLIGVLVGWQLSKLSMFQDIRGNVSGWCLLLFGAVYLVWGLRSAYLNKPHKHFEVYNDEDIYVYEHKHGEVVAPQSRVKITPWILFVIFVMGPSEPLVPLLFYSGVRRSPLEIIVLIAVFAIFTVLTMLVMVLLGRYGYSFFKTDKLERYVHAIGGAVVTICGIGMVFLGW
- a CDS encoding urea transporter codes for the protein MEKINLYIKTVLTSIGQIMLQENPWTGLLFLIGIFYGSPVMGIAAILSASVGLITAQLLKYDKTEIEHGLYGFSATLVGVALTFFFKRELIIWITIILGSALAAIVQNVFIRRKIPAFTLPFILITWVCLYVFHNLDIIGAPVMPAESLVDENGLATVARGFGEVIFQGSMIAGILFILAVFINSPIAALYAIAAGLISAYLSYQFAEPNADIHMGLFSFNAVLCAITFSGIRVRDGIYVLFSIILSTLIDVYMLKMGCSVLTFPFVAASWITLLVKKFLPAEYR
- a CDS encoding AraC family transcriptional regulator encodes the protein MKESIRILNTYEYKLQFLPKVNPHVLFDQSLLQIYRIENYLKEIVIPVPPYRTTFNFLLFVTEGFMSQQIETENYLIGPGQILNIKQGSITRTIELSENVKGFYVMYENDIITSIALSRQDTIFLTSDPVIKIHENAYEFMATALELLEKELQSECIHQDICITFFRAIMLKIIKHAISKPLGMARELDITYKFREKLQQEHVEHKNVCFYAQELNISETYLNKCIKKATGKPPKQWINEICVQHSQILLRDLGREIADVAYELNFQSLSHFSRVFKKVTHQSPSAFRLEVNK
- a CDS encoding bifunctional 2-polyprenyl-6-hydroxyphenol methylase/3-demethylubiquinol 3-O-methyltransferase UbiG, with the protein product MKQNIYDDIDFFENYGKMPRSVDGLNSAGEWHVLKNMLPDFQDKNVLDLGCGYGWHCIYAKEQGAKNVIGVDLSKKMIDKAKENSKELSIEYYQMPVEDIEFENEQFDIIFSSLTFHYIQNLDVVFRKINKFLKKGGSFVFSMEHPVFTSKPEQDWFKDEKGNLLHWPVDNYQDEGVRQTNFLGHKVIKYHRTVASILNTVIESGFAVKQISEPKPSEEIIEKYSAMKDELRRPIFIMVSAGKL